A stretch of Methanosphaerula palustris E1-9c DNA encodes these proteins:
- a CDS encoding transposase: MDDDLWDLISPLLPPQKPPTGRPRADERGLINGILYVLSTGCFWTDVPRQYGTKSTTHRFHLLLSTQGR; encoded by the coding sequence ATTGATGATGATCTCTGGGATCTTATTAGCCCCTTACTTCCCCCACAAAAGCCTCCAACGGGTCGCCCACGCGCTGATGAGCGTGGTTTGATCAATGGCATTCTTTACGTACTTTCCACTGGTTGCTTCTGGACTGACGTTCCCCGACAATATGGCACTAAATCTACAACACACCGGTTTCACTTGTTACTCAGTACTCAGGGGAGATAG
- a CDS encoding IS5/IS1182 family transposase yields the protein MISHSSISPVVRSILPRSPEKRGLLRFEGLDRIQGSKMSVLVERHGRLLACIIAPANVHDAMTYHPTLTVFKIQRPIGRPIIRPQEILVDAAYYTLAIRTINRRRGIKTMIPVNRRNHRRPKRGRSYQFDPIIYRSRRAVERFFSWVKAFRKISPRYERLEESFRGLVIIACILILWRLLG from the coding sequence ATGATCTCTCACAGCTCGATCTCTCCTGTTGTTCGATCGATACTACCACGATCCCCGGAAAAAAGGGGATTGTTAAGATTTGAAGGACTGGATCGAATTCAAGGCAGCAAAATGAGTGTTCTCGTAGAACGGCACGGTAGACTGCTCGCCTGCATCATTGCTCCAGCGAACGTGCATGATGCAATGACGTATCATCCGACGTTGACGGTGTTTAAAATTCAAAGGCCGATAGGAAGGCCGATCATACGACCACAGGAGATTCTCGTAGATGCAGCGTATTATACCCTCGCAATAAGAACAATCAATCGCAGAAGGGGAATTAAGACAATGATCCCAGTCAATCGGAGAAATCATAGGCGACCAAAAAGGGGACGATCGTATCAATTCGATCCCATAATCTACCGTTCTCGAAGAGCAGTTGAACGATTCTTTAGCTGGGTCAAGGCATTCAGAAAAATCTCACCCAGATATGAGCGGCTCGAAGAATCATTTCGAGGACTGGTCATCATCGCCTGCATACTGATACTATGGAGACTTTTGGGATGA
- a CDS encoding class I SAM-dependent methyltransferase: protein MPEERATIIDISQERWKTAQKFELEFAQNTIGSDDDWNLWWMEKYSNYSFLEGKEFQNVLEVGCGPHTNVRYILPKITVGKIWLEDPLIQYYITHYLNQCPSTTDMIKSLIKKPSKRVNFCLELFSNLSYSVDLSSAKLEDLPYKDSQMDLVICINVLDHVNNYDSCMSEMSRVLKSGGILILGQDLTNAEDLVNCPEVVSDIGHPIKVDHTILDDTLSRSFETLTRKVLPREEGRNPEAHYSTYLGVFQKK from the coding sequence ATGCCTGAAGAGAGAGCAACAATCATAGATATTTCTCAGGAGAGGTGGAAAACAGCCCAAAAATTTGAGTTGGAATTTGCCCAAAATACCATTGGATCCGACGACGATTGGAATCTTTGGTGGATGGAAAAATATTCAAACTATTCATTTTTAGAAGGAAAAGAGTTCCAGAACGTTCTGGAGGTGGGATGTGGACCCCACACAAACGTTCGATATATTCTCCCAAAGATCACGGTCGGGAAGATCTGGCTGGAAGATCCTCTGATTCAGTATTATATCACCCATTATCTGAATCAGTGCCCATCGACAACCGATATGATAAAATCATTGATCAAAAAACCGTCTAAGAGAGTGAACTTCTGCCTGGAACTGTTTTCAAACCTATCCTATTCCGTCGACCTGAGTTCTGCCAAGCTGGAAGATCTCCCCTACAAAGATAGTCAGATGGATCTCGTCATATGCATAAACGTCTTGGACCATGTCAATAATTATGACTCATGCATGTCTGAGATGAGTAGGGTTCTCAAGAGCGGTGGTATCCTCATCCTGGGACAGGATCTGACAAATGCAGAAGATCTCGTGAATTGCCCCGAAGTTGTCTCCGATATCGGCCACCCCATTAAGGTTGATCACACAATTCTTGACGACACACTCTCCAGATCATTTGAGACACTCACCCGAAAGGTCCTTCCACGGGAGGAAGGGAGGAATCCAGAGGCTCATTACAGCACATATCTGGGCGTTTTCCAGAAAAAATAA
- a CDS encoding glycosyltransferase family protein, giving the protein MKQMKIFSTLFAIVSGLLRSNQRDMIHLKNEGEFKGNVLLSYITDPFGYSSSDEIPTTHTNGWECYQMAHLWSKHGYAIDIIDWDNSTFTPEKHYSFFIDIHCNMERLVPLLNRDCYMILHITGSHWLFQNSAEYHRLLDIQGRRKATLIPRRTVPPSFGIEFADCATILGNEATISTFQYAGKSLCQIPITATMTFPEIPEKDYAQCRNNYLWLGNSGMVHKGLDLVLEAFSSMPDHHLYVCGQVDTESDFCGEYQKELYHTANIHTLGWLDVSSLEFLSIIRTCIGLIYPSCSEGQSGSVVQSLHAGLIPVISYQSGVTVDGFGIILNQCSIDEIREAVSSLSSLPVERLQEMAKRSWEYANKYHTRENFSNEYEKFLVGLISGKNRGIDSISKT; this is encoded by the coding sequence ATGAAACAAATGAAAATTTTCTCAACTCTGTTTGCTATCGTTTCGGGACTTCTGAGGTCCAATCAAAGAGATATGATTCACCTGAAAAATGAAGGTGAATTCAAAGGAAACGTATTACTCTCATACATCACCGATCCGTTCGGGTACTCTTCTTCGGATGAAATTCCAACCACTCATACGAATGGGTGGGAATGCTATCAGATGGCACATCTCTGGAGTAAACATGGATATGCTATTGATATCATAGACTGGGATAACTCAACGTTCACTCCAGAAAAGCACTATTCCTTCTTTATCGATATTCACTGCAATATGGAGCGGCTCGTTCCTCTCCTGAATCGCGACTGTTACATGATCTTACATATCACGGGATCACACTGGCTTTTTCAAAATTCGGCGGAATATCATCGGTTGTTGGATATTCAGGGGAGAAGGAAGGCCACCCTGATCCCCAGACGGACTGTACCTCCAAGTTTTGGTATAGAGTTCGCAGATTGTGCCACTATTTTGGGGAATGAGGCTACGATCAGTACGTTTCAGTACGCAGGAAAATCACTTTGTCAGATCCCAATCACAGCGACTATGACGTTTCCAGAGATCCCTGAGAAGGACTACGCACAGTGTCGCAACAATTATTTGTGGTTGGGGAATTCTGGGATGGTTCATAAGGGACTGGATCTCGTCCTTGAGGCGTTCAGTTCAATGCCTGACCATCATCTCTATGTGTGTGGTCAGGTAGATACAGAATCCGACTTCTGTGGGGAGTACCAAAAGGAACTGTATCATACTGCGAATATTCATACGCTCGGGTGGCTGGACGTCAGCAGTCTGGAGTTTCTCAGCATCATCAGGACCTGTATCGGGTTGATCTACCCTTCCTGCTCTGAGGGCCAGTCCGGTAGCGTGGTCCAGTCTCTTCATGCCGGTCTCATTCCGGTTATTAGTTATCAATCTGGGGTAACGGTGGATGGATTTGGCATCATCTTGAACCAGTGTTCTATTGATGAGATCAGAGAGGCGGTCTCCTCGCTCTCTTCACTCCCTGTTGAGCGGTTGCAGGAGATGGCGAAGCGATCCTGGGAGTATGCCAATAAATATCATACTCGGGAGAACTTCTCAAACGAATACGAAAAATTTTTAGTTGGGTTGATATCCGGAAAAAACAGGGGGATTGATTCTATTTCAAAGACCTGA
- a CDS encoding glycosyltransferase family 4 protein — translation MKALYDHQIFERQTFGGISRYFFELMNRYYQNNTVNIKLSLIYSDNHYLKGAPFSHHLSSHQVPSLPGERGRNLRRNLLFTANFHWSRRQIAKGDYDLFHPTYYDPYFLNYLKGRPYVLTVYDMIHELYPEMFGKDFTTVQKRIVAERAEAILAISESTRTDIIRLFDIDPALVKVVHLATSLGDVKPDTTLTLPQRYILFVGNRTVYKNFNFFITSISPLLKKDRFLHVICAGGGMFSEAEKNLLKELNISKQVLYYTFNDSMLSQLYARAELFIFPSLYEGFGIPILEAFSCGCPVAASNTSSLPEVGGDAARYFDPMSATSLVDIVEEIVYDKPLQESLRRRGYLRLKNFSWEKTAEETRKIYEMIV, via the coding sequence ATGAAGGCGCTCTACGATCATCAGATATTTGAAAGACAGACATTCGGGGGTATTAGCCGGTATTTTTTCGAACTGATGAACAGATATTACCAGAATAATACAGTAAATATTAAACTCTCACTCATCTACTCTGATAATCACTATCTGAAAGGTGCTCCATTCTCTCATCACCTCTCATCTCACCAGGTCCCGTCACTTCCCGGAGAGAGGGGAAGAAATCTCCGGAGAAATCTCCTTTTTACTGCGAACTTTCACTGGAGCAGACGCCAGATCGCAAAAGGAGACTATGATCTTTTTCATCCTACCTATTACGATCCATACTTTCTGAATTACTTAAAGGGGCGACCGTATGTTCTGACCGTGTATGATATGATCCATGAATTGTATCCTGAGATGTTTGGAAAAGATTTCACCACTGTTCAAAAAAGGATCGTTGCAGAAAGGGCGGAGGCAATTCTCGCCATATCCGAGAGCACTAGAACTGATATCATCAGATTATTTGATATCGACCCAGCACTTGTAAAGGTGGTCCATCTCGCCACATCGTTGGGAGATGTGAAACCAGATACGACACTGACACTTCCTCAGCGATATATCCTCTTTGTCGGAAACAGGACAGTCTATAAAAACTTCAACTTCTTCATCACCTCCATCTCACCCCTTCTGAAGAAAGATCGATTTCTGCATGTGATCTGCGCAGGAGGAGGGATGTTCTCCGAAGCCGAAAAAAACCTGCTGAAAGAACTCAATATCAGTAAACAGGTGCTCTACTATACATTCAATGACAGCATGCTCTCACAGTTGTATGCCAGGGCAGAACTCTTCATCTTTCCATCCCTCTACGAAGGCTTTGGGATCCCCATCCTTGAAGCGTTCAGCTGCGGCTGCCCGGTTGCGGCGAGCAATACCAGTTCTCTCCCCGAAGTCGGGGGAGATGCTGCACGATACTTTGATCCGATGAGCGCCACATCGCTGGTTGATATAGTAGAAGAGATTGTATACGACAAACCACTTCAGGAGTCACTCAGAAGGAGAGGATATCTACGGTTGAAGAACTTCTCCTGGGAGAAGACTGCAGAAGAAACAAGAAAGATCTATGAGATGATTGTATGA
- a CDS encoding GDP-mannose 4,6-dehydratase, translating into MKTAIITGITGQDGAYLSQLLLKKGYRVIGFVRNSKGSSLTKLSYLRITDQIIFEECNLLDLVNIVGLLKRYKPDEIYNLAAQSSVKASFDQPIATIEFNIISVINLLEAIRLVDQKIKYYQASSSEMFGKVDDLPITENTPMHPLSPYAISKAAAHWIAINYRESYGIFTCCGILFNHESILRDKNFFTKKVINDSIEISRSQRGVLRVGNIDIRRDFGYAPRYVEAMWLMLQHPTPDDYIICSGKSIQLRQILHHIFKRLGIDQNKIIIDESLYRPTEIENIYGDNSKVKKVLGWEYTTDFFEVIDILIDEQLKYKTE; encoded by the coding sequence ATGAAAACAGCGATTATCACCGGGATAACTGGACAGGACGGTGCGTATCTCAGTCAATTATTACTGAAGAAGGGATACCGGGTTATCGGGTTTGTGCGTAACAGCAAGGGTTCCTCTCTGACTAAACTCTCCTACCTCAGAATCACAGATCAGATCATCTTCGAGGAATGCAATCTGCTGGATCTCGTAAACATTGTCGGATTGCTGAAGCGATATAAACCGGATGAGATCTACAATCTGGCAGCCCAGAGTTCGGTCAAGGCGTCATTTGACCAGCCGATCGCCACCATCGAATTTAATATAATCTCAGTGATTAACCTGCTTGAGGCGATTCGGCTCGTCGACCAAAAGATAAAATACTACCAGGCATCGAGCAGCGAGATGTTTGGCAAGGTCGACGATCTTCCGATCACGGAAAATACCCCCATGCATCCCCTCAGCCCATATGCAATATCGAAGGCTGCAGCCCATTGGATTGCCATCAATTACCGGGAGAGTTATGGAATATTCACCTGCTGTGGCATTCTCTTCAATCACGAATCAATTCTGAGAGATAAGAATTTTTTCACAAAAAAAGTGATCAACGATTCAATCGAGATCTCACGATCCCAGAGGGGTGTATTACGAGTTGGAAACATTGATATCCGGAGAGATTTCGGGTACGCCCCCCGATATGTTGAAGCGATGTGGTTGATGCTCCAGCATCCAACCCCTGACGATTATATCATCTGCTCCGGTAAATCCATCCAACTCCGACAGATCCTCCATCATATCTTTAAAAGACTGGGAATTGATCAGAACAAAATAATAATCGATGAATCCCTCTACAGGCCCACAGAGATCGAGAATATCTACGGGGATAATTCGAAAGTAAAAAAAGTTCTAGGCTGGGAATATACCACTGATTTCTTCGAAGTGATCGATATTCTCATCGATGAACAGTTAAAATATAAGACTGAGTAG
- a CDS encoding glycosyltransferase family 2 protein, producing the protein MTNTQLIEEQGISILLGTYNRKSFLESTIHSIREEMEPGKIPYEIIVVDGGSTDGTLPWLMKQRDIITIVQHNHGQWRGKTIERQSWGYFMNLGFKAALGKYICMVSDDCLIIPGAITRGYAQFEECVKREEKVGALAFFWRNWPEEKRYFVQNFFGKVNVNHGMYLHKALKEVGYADQDTYRFYAGDVDLIFKLDQRGYISIASSNSFIEHFSHANPFLRTVNMKTMDDDIKSFINKWRQVLPEYNFTEQNRCHLLESSFIDPDNTVQKWKARMNVKIYLLKRTVSAHLFNLR; encoded by the coding sequence ATGACAAATACACAGTTGATCGAAGAGCAGGGAATCTCGATACTTCTGGGAACATATAACCGCAAATCCTTCCTGGAATCTACCATCCATTCCATCAGAGAAGAGATGGAGCCTGGAAAAATCCCCTATGAGATCATCGTGGTCGATGGCGGGTCGACGGACGGCACCCTCCCCTGGCTAATGAAACAACGCGACATCATCACCATTGTTCAACACAATCACGGCCAGTGGAGAGGTAAAACCATCGAACGACAATCATGGGGATATTTCATGAACCTTGGATTCAAGGCCGCTCTCGGGAAGTATATCTGCATGGTCAGCGACGATTGTCTGATCATACCCGGGGCGATAACCAGGGGATATGCTCAGTTTGAAGAATGTGTCAAACGGGAAGAGAAGGTGGGAGCTCTTGCATTCTTCTGGAGAAACTGGCCGGAAGAGAAGAGGTACTTCGTTCAAAATTTTTTCGGAAAGGTCAACGTGAACCATGGTATGTATCTTCATAAAGCCCTGAAAGAGGTTGGATATGCAGATCAGGATACCTACCGATTTTATGCCGGGGATGTCGATCTGATCTTCAAACTGGACCAGAGAGGGTATATATCAATTGCATCCAGCAACTCATTTATTGAGCATTTCAGCCATGCAAATCCATTTTTACGAACTGTCAATATGAAAACGATGGACGATGACATCAAGAGTTTCATCAATAAATGGAGACAGGTGCTTCCAGAGTATAATTTCACCGAGCAGAATCGATGCCACCTGCTTGAGAGTTCATTCATTGATCCCGACAATACAGTCCAGAAATGGAAGGCACGAATGAATGTAAAGATATACCTGTTAAAAAGAACGGTCAGTGCGCATCTGTTCAATTTAAGATGA
- a CDS encoding glycosyltransferase family protein, whose amino-acid sequence MNHKVGIYPNPFSGGEWNTSSHPLFRRISRSLEDNSWSVAGIELEDLLNPKSLTESEIQILHMNWTESLTEYFITNGKKNLYYRLLYSQYYRFLPENLILSRIKRRIDRWFAQLSSEQIPIIFEIHELYSYGLSSFPILYSVDLYLKEQMYKNAKGIIIHEQSCLPFILKQYSREKPYVVAPLGDYAEFHGPIREKTEARQSLGLNQSGRVLGYVGTVRPNRNPANVIRSFLKYGKANDRLIIAGQGMDIYANQSKDPRIVTYSGLLSNEKIRDIICASDFIVNDAQKYMTSAIIRTALSYHTPVIVNPYGAAEDMAQGAAIYIQDDDEPVDDAIERALTMNIEEYTTLVQSAKERNAERTWDRTGKNLVNFFEKMS is encoded by the coding sequence ATGAACCATAAAGTCGGCATTTATCCCAATCCATTCTCTGGGGGAGAATGGAATACCTCCTCACATCCTCTCTTCCGAAGAATTTCACGCTCGCTTGAGGATAATAGTTGGAGTGTGGCGGGGATTGAACTCGAAGACCTGTTAAACCCAAAATCTCTCACTGAATCAGAAATTCAAATTCTTCACATGAATTGGACGGAGTCCCTCACGGAATATTTCATCACCAACGGGAAGAAGAACCTGTATTACCGGTTGTTATACTCACAATACTATAGATTCCTGCCAGAGAATCTGATACTCTCCAGAATAAAGCGAAGAATCGATCGGTGGTTCGCACAGTTGTCCAGCGAACAGATCCCGATCATCTTCGAAATCCACGAATTGTATTCCTATGGTTTATCATCTTTCCCAATCCTCTACTCGGTCGACCTCTATCTGAAAGAGCAGATGTATAAGAATGCGAAAGGAATCATTATCCACGAACAGTCATGTCTCCCCTTTATTCTCAAACAGTACTCCCGTGAGAAGCCCTATGTCGTTGCACCTCTGGGAGATTATGCCGAATTTCATGGACCTATCCGCGAAAAAACAGAAGCACGGCAATCACTGGGGTTGAACCAATCTGGAAGGGTTCTGGGATATGTAGGAACAGTCCGCCCCAATCGCAATCCGGCAAACGTTATCCGATCGTTTTTAAAATATGGAAAAGCAAATGACCGGTTGATCATTGCCGGCCAGGGCATGGACATCTATGCCAATCAAAGTAAGGATCCAAGGATCGTCACCTATTCGGGTTTACTCTCCAATGAAAAAATCAGAGACATTATCTGTGCCTCCGACTTCATTGTGAACGATGCACAGAAATATATGACCTCTGCAATTATCCGGACAGCACTGAGTTACCATACCCCGGTGATCGTCAATCCCTATGGTGCTGCAGAGGATATGGCACAGGGGGCCGCAATCTATATTCAAGACGATGATGAGCCGGTAGATGATGCCATCGAACGGGCACTCACGATGAACATAGAAGAGTACACGACCCTTGTCCAGTCGGCGAAGGAGAGGAACGCAGAGAGAACGTGGGATAGAACTGGGAAAAACCTGGTGAATTTTTTTGAAAAGATGTCTTAA
- a CDS encoding glycosyltransferase, which yields MSTTNLPGDILNTMRYPTIDPLPDTVRRPFWSVMIPTHNRVNYLEKTIKSVLDQDPGQDCMQIEVIDNFSSPELNVAELVREIGDSRVLYYRQPHLVDFQENWSTCIRRSVGRYVHILHDDDRVLPGFYKVYQQFIDQHPEVKLVFSQAIHIDDRDQQTSLYKPAIPDFPNGVIDMALPLLVQENFIYSTSVVVPREIYEKIGGFHPSVMHTVDWDMWLRISLEGPIGYVQQPLLAYRIHSKSGSYSQNNTVELIDKKYEDICYIINTYQDYLPPPLRRATAKHFMRSFAISANTQMKYLLKHRKYLLASHHAQWSKKMYPSSINRSRLWWYNLCYFREDTLT from the coding sequence ATGTCGACAACCAACCTCCCAGGTGATATATTGAATACAATGCGCTACCCGACGATCGATCCACTCCCCGATACTGTACGTAGGCCTTTCTGGAGTGTAATGATTCCAACACATAATCGCGTCAATTATCTGGAGAAAACGATTAAAAGTGTTCTTGACCAGGATCCCGGTCAAGACTGCATGCAGATAGAGGTGATCGATAATTTTTCTTCACCTGAGTTGAATGTTGCTGAACTCGTCCGAGAAATTGGGGATTCTCGGGTTTTATACTATAGACAACCCCATCTGGTCGACTTTCAGGAGAACTGGTCGACATGTATCAGGAGATCAGTCGGAAGATACGTGCATATTCTTCATGACGATGACAGGGTTTTGCCGGGGTTTTATAAAGTGTACCAGCAATTTATCGACCAGCATCCAGAGGTAAAATTGGTCTTTTCCCAGGCAATACATATTGATGATCGGGATCAGCAGACCTCTCTCTATAAGCCTGCGATCCCTGACTTCCCGAACGGTGTGATCGATATGGCGCTCCCTTTGTTAGTGCAGGAGAATTTTATCTATTCGACATCGGTCGTCGTGCCAAGAGAGATATATGAAAAAATTGGTGGCTTTCATCCCTCTGTCATGCACACCGTCGACTGGGATATGTGGCTTCGCATATCCCTGGAGGGTCCGATCGGATATGTTCAACAACCTCTGCTGGCATATCGCATCCATTCTAAATCAGGATCCTACAGTCAGAATAACACGGTTGAGTTGATCGATAAAAAATACGAAGATATCTGTTATATTATCAATACCTATCAGGACTATCTGCCCCCCCCTCTCAGGAGAGCCACTGCTAAACATTTTATGAGATCATTTGCCATTAGTGCAAATACTCAGATGAAATACTTACTCAAACACAGAAAATATCTTCTCGCATCTCATCATGCACAATGGTCGAAAAAGATGTATCCCTCATCAATCAACCGGAGCAGATTGTGGTGGTATAATCTCTGCTATTTTCGCGAAGATACCTTAACATGA
- the rfbH gene encoding lipopolysaccharide biosynthesis protein RfbH — translation MMTEEEIRSEIFDRVKQLYDLKKQDVFVPGTSYIPYAGRVYDEKELVSLVDASLDFWLTTGRYADQFEHDLAAFLGVNYCLLTNSGSSANLLAVSALTSPKLGEKRLNSGDEVITTACGFPTTLNPILQNNLVPVFLDVELGTYNIQANRIEDAISDKTKAIMVPHTLGNPVDLDTIMKMVEKYDLWFIEDNCDALGSRYMGEFTGTFGHISTCSFYPAHHITMGEGGAVLTSDPLLKKIIASFRDWGRDCWCDPGCDNSCGRRFDWQLGGLPQGYDHKYIYSHIGYNLKVTDMQAAIGVEQIKKLPGFIERRKENFAVLHAVLKKYEDVLILPQATPNSDPSWFGFPIIVREEAPFCRDDIVRYLEDHKIATRMLFGGNLLKQPAYADMKYRSAGPLPTTDLVMDNLFWIGVYPGINSQKLAYLETVVEQFMKTR, via the coding sequence ATGATGACCGAAGAAGAGATCCGCTCTGAAATCTTTGACCGGGTAAAACAATTATATGATCTGAAGAAACAGGATGTGTTCGTCCCGGGTACCTCATACATTCCCTACGCCGGCCGGGTCTATGATGAAAAAGAACTCGTCAGCCTTGTTGACGCATCGCTTGATTTCTGGCTCACCACCGGGCGCTATGCAGATCAGTTTGAACATGATCTGGCCGCATTTCTGGGCGTGAACTACTGTCTCCTGACGAACTCGGGTTCTTCAGCTAATCTTCTCGCTGTCTCTGCACTCACTTCACCTAAACTCGGGGAGAAGAGATTAAATTCCGGTGATGAGGTCATCACCACCGCCTGTGGTTTTCCCACGACACTCAACCCGATCCTCCAGAATAATCTGGTCCCGGTATTTTTGGATGTGGAACTGGGAACCTATAATATTCAGGCAAATCGGATCGAAGATGCGATCTCTGACAAGACTAAGGCAATTATGGTTCCGCATACGCTGGGGAATCCCGTAGATCTGGACACCATTATGAAGATGGTGGAAAAATATGATCTCTGGTTCATCGAAGATAACTGTGATGCCCTCGGTTCCAGGTACATGGGAGAATTCACTGGAACATTTGGTCATATTTCTACCTGCAGTTTTTATCCGGCACACCACATCACAATGGGCGAGGGAGGTGCGGTCCTCACCAGCGATCCGCTGCTCAAAAAGATCATAGCCTCTTTCCGCGACTGGGGGCGGGACTGCTGGTGTGATCCAGGTTGTGACAACTCCTGCGGACGACGGTTTGACTGGCAGCTGGGAGGTCTTCCTCAGGGATATGATCACAAATACATCTACTCTCATATTGGGTACAATCTCAAGGTTACCGATATGCAGGCGGCTATTGGGGTCGAGCAGATCAAGAAATTACCGGGATTTATTGAGAGACGAAAAGAAAATTTTGCTGTGCTCCATGCAGTGCTGAAGAAATACGAGGACGTTCTGATCCTTCCTCAGGCGACGCCGAACTCGGATCCAAGCTGGTTTGGTTTCCCCATTATTGTTCGGGAAGAAGCACCATTCTGTCGTGATGATATCGTACGGTATCTGGAGGATCATAAGATCGCTACACGGATGCTCTTTGGGGGGAATCTTCTCAAGCAGCCGGCGTATGCAGATATGAAGTATCGTTCTGCAGGACCTCTGCCCACTACCGATCTGGTGATGGACAATCTGTTCTGGATCGGGGTTTATCCGGGAATCAACAGCCAGAAACTGGCATATCTTGAAACCGTGGTAGAACAGTTCATGAAAACGAGATAG